The genomic DNA GGAGGGGGGCGTATTGAAATGCGATAATTTATGCGGAATGACTTTCAAGTTATCGTTCAAGGTTAATATTGTCACCAAATTTGGCATAAAGGCTGGTCTTGAGCTCTCTAATTTGAGAATCCAATTGgagttcttcaatttccaaTCTATCCACATTGGAATCGACTAATTCtatatctttttccaaCTGTTCGACAACATCTGCTTGCtttaaatgcaaaaaaatcattccAACTCTGTACTTGACCAATTCTTCCTCGTCAACTAGTTCCAGTTCTAAGGACACATCGTCAAGATATTCCTTTTCTTGTCTTTGttgtttcaattcttgCTCAAGAgtatcttttttcattataagTTTTGAGaatttgtttattttttgttgatca from Zygotorulaspora mrakii chromosome 7, complete sequence includes the following:
- the GIM3 gene encoding tubulin-binding prefolding complex subunit GIM3 (similar to Saccharomyces cerevisiae GIM3 (YNL153C); ancestral locus Anc_2.101); the protein is MELLPQGQKNNTTVSYDDQQKINKFSKLIMKKDTLEQELKQQRQEKEYLDDVSLELELVDEEELVKYRVGMIFLHLKQADVVEQLEKDIELVDSNVDRLEIEELQLDSQIRELKTSLYAKFGDNINLER